In Spirosoma pollinicola, the genomic window ACTGGCCGTGGTGCGGTAGGGGCGCCAGGGCTCCGCAATGTTGAGCAACTCGGTATACAGCGCTTTGCCCGTTAACCCCTCGGTCTGTTCGGGATAGGCTCTTATCATCCGCTGCCGGATCACCAAATCATCAATTGGAAGTATATCGGGTCGGTCGAGTACGAACATCAGCAGCATCTCCACCGTCCAGCGGCCAACGCCTTTGATGGGAATCATATACTGCACAATTTCTTCATCGGTCATGGTATCGACATCGGCTCGTCTGAGCGACTTTTCGAGCGAGAATACGGCTACACTTTGCAGGTACTTAATTTTTTGAAACGACAGGCCCGCGCTGCGAAGTTCGTCGGTTGTTTTGAGCAGCAGGGCTTTGGCTTCGGGGTACTTATCGGGGAAAAGTGCCCGAAAACGACCGAAGATCGCATCGGCGGCTTTCACCGAAATCTGCTGAGAGACAATACTTTCCAGTAAGGCGAGGTAAAGATCATCGGCATAGTCGTTGAATAGTTTAGGCGCTGGCGTTTCCGCAATGATGCGGGCCATTGTCGGATCCTGAGAAAGATGGTAGAGGGCGGTGGTTTGCAGCATAATGCGATTTGACTTGGCTAATAAACTAAATCGGCGCCTGTATGTATAGCTTCATTTTATAAAGATTTATTTAACCACAGAGACGGTCCGCCGTTGCGGCACAAAGAGCACAGAGGTCCAACGGGTTACGTTTTCCCTATTAAGACCTCTGTGCCTCTGTGGTTAAATAAATCTTTATAAAATGAAGCTGTTAAACTTACTTTTAAATAGAACACTCAATCCAGTTCTAAAATCAGCAATTACTTTTTCAACTCGGTAACCAGCGTATTCAACAGCACACTCTTCTGTTTCAAATCATAGATGTACTCCCAGAACATAACACCCGCCAGTTTCTTCGACTTTACATAGGCTACATTGTGTATAAAAGACTCCGGGCCGGAATATATTGCCATCGCCAATCTGATCCGGGTATTCCCAGTCGATGTCGATGCCATCGAGCCAGTGTTTTTTTAGCAGCTCAATTGCGCTGGTGGTGAATTTACGTCGAGCGGTTTGTGTAAGGGCAGCATCAGAAAAGTATTCACAACCACCCCAGCCACCAATAGACAACAGCACTTTAAGAGCCTAGTTGGTCGATTTAAGGGAAGCAAGAGCCGACAGATTTTCGGCATCTTTGGCCGTCAGGGGGCTATATTTCCCCCCTTATCAGGAACACCGATAGCGTAATTAATGTGGGTTAATTTCTGGGCTTCAATCTGTTCTTTCGTCCAGCCATTACCGGTTATATAGCCGATTATGACGCAGGGATGAGGTTTTGTCGACGGTTGAGCCAGTACGTTTTGTCCAAAAAGGCAACTACAAAAAAATAAGGAGCAAAAGATTGGGTTTTATAGGGGTGAGTACTATCAGGAGAGCGGGTTGCAAAGCAAAGATACACGGAAGGGCTTCTCAGCGTATCAAATTTATAGGCGTATTTCGCCCTTTTTAACCGTTTTGCCGGGTAATATCGATTTTATTTACGGCAGACAAAGACAGTCGCAGGACACGATTTTTTGAACATTCGATACCATAAACGGTAGTTAGGTTATCTTTGACCCCAAACGTGTAAGCCGCCTGCCGGCGCATCCATTTCGTTCATTATGTCGAAACGACGACACCATCGATCGGCCGAGAAACTGCTTGGCACCTCGCCCGGTACACTCACCTATGTGGGGGAGGAAATCGAGCATGCCATAAAAATTAAACGCATTTCCTATAATCCGACCGATTACCATATTGACGATACCAGCAAACTAAGCGCCTGCACGCTTCCCGCAACCGAATCGTCGGATGTCAATTGGGTTGATGTTGATGGCATCCATGAGCCAAAAGTGGTAGCAGCCCTGGGGCAGCAATATCATTTACACCCGCTTTTGCTCGAAGATGTGCTGAATACGGAGCAAAAACCGAAAATCGACCTGTATGATGACACGGTTGTGTTTGTAACCCTCAAAATGTTGCACCACAGCCGCCAGCGGCAGGAAATTGATATTGAACATATCAGCCTGGTGTTGGGTAAAAACTACCTGATCTCGTTTCAGGAAGAGCGAACCAAAGATATTTTCGAACCCGTTATTGACCGTATAAAAGCCTCATCGGGTAAAACCCGGCGTAATGGGTCCGACTATCTGCTGTATGCCTTAATGGATGTTGTTGTGGATCATTATTTCCTGATAACGGAGCGTATCGGTGAAAAAATGGACGAACTGGAAGAGTCCATTGTGCAGGAACAGGCCACTCAACAGACCCTGGCAACTCTCTATACCCTGAAACGCGAACTGTCAGTTATTCGCCGGACGGTTTACCCATTACGGGACATTCTGAGCGAATTGCTTCGCGGGGAATCAGACCTGATCCAGCACAGCACAGTACCTTATCTGCACGATCTTGCCGACCATGTCAATCAGGTAATTGAAACCCTCGATTCCTATCGGGAACTCATTTCCGGCCTGATGGAAGTCTATTATTCGATTGTTAATAATCGAATGAACTCGGTAATGAAAACGCTGACGATTGTGTCGGCTATTTTTATTCCGCTCACGTTCATTGCCGGTATTTACGGCATGAACTTTAGTAATATGCCTGAATTACGTTCGCCAACCGGCTATTTTTGGACGCTGTTTGTCATGGCGGCTATTGCTACAGGTGAAATTATTTATTTTAAACGAAGCGGTTGGATGTAATCGCTTCCTGCGTTTGCTTGACTAGCAAGACTATGTTAACGAAGGATTTTCAATTGACAGGTCGTCAGTGGTTTACCGATTCAAGACAGGTTATGACCACTGTTTCGGATGCCCGCTCGGCCGATGCCGTTTTTTTTGCCATACAGGGTGAACACCACGATGGACATGCATTCATCGGTGACTTGTACCACAAAGGCATACGTCAGTTTGTTGTCGAGCGGTCGGCTTTAACGCTGGAACGACGCGACGAACTGGCAACCTATACCGATGCCCGGTTTATCGAAGTAAACAGCAGCCTGAAAACGCTCCAAACGCTGGCCGCCGAACACCGTCGGCAGTTCCGTATTCCAGTCATTGGCATTACCGGCAGCAATGGAAAAACGATTGTGAAAGAATGGCTGGCGCAACTGCTTGATGGCGGTTCGGCCAGCGATGGCTTTGTGGTGGCCAAGAGCCCCAAAAGCTATAATTCGCAACTGGGTGTGCCGCTTTCGGTGCATGAATTGGCAGAAAGCCATACGCTGGGTATTTTTGAGGCTGGCATTTCAAAGGCGCAGGAAATGCAGTCGCTGGAGGCCATCATCCGGCCAACCATCGGCATTTTCACTAATATTGGCACCGCACACGACGAAGGATTCAGGACACGTAAGCAGAAAGTAGCCGAAAAGCTCAGGCTGTTTATCCATGCCAGTGTACTCATATACTGCTCCGATTATACTGATATTGACGAAGAAGTCAACATGCTGCTCAAGGCTGTAAACCCCGATATGCGGTTTATTACCTGGTCGTTGACGGGTCATAAAGCGATTTATCAAGGTACATTACAGAAAAATCAGTTGAGCCTCACGGGTAAAAACGGGGCGGTTAACCTGACATTGATACTTCCCTTCACTGATCCGGCATCGGTCGAGAATCTGATGCATTGCCTGGTCACGATGCTGACGTTACGCGCCTGGGATGAAGCCGAACTGCAAAATCGGCTGAATCGACTGCGGCCGGTTTCGATGCGGCTGGAACAAAAAGAGGGAATCAACAACTGTGTTCTGATCGACGATTCATACAATAACGATGTTGTCGGGCTCCAACTGGCGTTACGTTACCTCAACCAGCAGGGAACTCGCAGCCGCCGGGTCGTAATTCTCTCCGATGTATTGCAATCGGGCCAACCCGAAGCTGATTTATATAAGCAGGTTGGCGAATTAATGCGGTCGAATGAGGTAGAGCAGTTTGTTGGCATTGGCCCGGTCGTGAGCCGAAACGCTCATTTCTTCACTACAAATAGCCTGTTCTTCGCGACTACCGATGAGTTTCTGGCCCGCTTTTCGTTCGGTGACCTTCGCGACAGCGTAGTTTTGGTAAAAGGGGCAAGGCCGTTTTCATTCGAGCGGATTGTGCATCGGCTGGAGCGAAAAGTTCATGGTACTGTACTTGACATTAACCTCGATGCCCTGACCCACAACCTGAACTACTACCGGGAACGTATTGCCCGCAGTGAGCCTTCCGATACCCGGTTGATGGTGATGGTGAAAGCATTTGCCTATGGCAGCGGAAGCGCCGAAGTGGCACAACTGCTTCAGTTTCACCGGGTCGATTACCTCGCGGTAGCCTATGCCGATGAGGGCGTGTCGTTGCGGCAGAATGGCGTCGACTTGCCCATCATGGTCATGAATCCCGCCCCCGAAACCTTTGCGACCTTACTGGAATATAAACTCGAACCCGAAATCTACAGCATGCGTCTGCTACTCGAATGGGGCCGTTTTTTAGGGAGCGAAGAGCGGGGAGGGGGCAGTTCGGAGAACGCCTTCCATCTGAAAATTGATACGGGTATGCATCGGCTGGGGTTTCTGGAAAGCGAATTACCCGCCCTTACCGATTATTTGCAACAGCACCCGACGTTAAAAGTAGTGACGGTGTTCAGTCATTTGGTCGGTGCCGATGATGCACAGTTCAATTCGTTTACTGAAGAGCAGTATGCATCTTTTATACGAAGTACGACTAGTCTTGAAAAGGCGCTGGGCTACCGGCCGCTTCGGCATTTGCTCAACTCGGCGGGTATTGTGCGGTTTCCGGATTACAAACTCGATATGGTTCGTCTGGGTATTGGACTGTATGGCGTTGAAGCCAGCCAGATTGATCAGGCAGCATTGCAAACGGTAGGCACTTTACGAACGGTTATCAGCCAGATAAAAACTGTACAGGCGGGCGAATCGGTGGGCTACAGCCGCCGGGGTGTACTCGACCACGATGCCCGAATCGCTACCCTGGCTATAGGTTATGCCGATGGCTACGATCGCCGGTTAGGGAACGGTGTTGGCGAGGTATGGGTAAACGGGACGCGCTGCCCAACGGTGGGGAACGTGTGTATGGATATGACTATGGTCGACGTAACTAACGCATCGGCAAACGAGGGCGACGAGGTAATTATCTTCGGCCCGGAGCTTCCAATTACCGAACTGGCTCAGCGAATCGGAACCATTCCCTACGAAATACTAACGGGTGTTAGTGAGCGCGTGAAGCGGGTGTTTTTCAAAGAGGGGAATTAGGTAAATCGATCACCGTATGCCCGTTTTCAAAATGCGCCCTTTCCAGATAAAACCCCTGTATGTCTGGCCGGGTATACTGTAGTAAAGACGGCCAACAGGGCTTTTCGAGTGCCCGGCGGATTTCTCATTTTCGACGTCATCATAGGTGTATTTATCGCTTTTAGCGTTGATGAAATTGACCGTATACGTAAATTTCTTCTCAGAAAAGCCCGGCGATTTCGTCAACTTTTTGCGGCTGTCAATGATATACCAGACTAGTGTCGATAAAGATGCGATGAGTAAGGCGATGGTGTTCATAGAGTCGGTGCATTAACGCTAGACTTTACTTTCTGGATAAATCTTTTTGTGATTGGCAACCAGAACCGCGTATTGTTCGGGAGTTAAGATGGCCTTATAAGCGAGTACTTTATCGGTTTCGACCACCGCAGCCAGAGCTCTTAGTTTTTGATTCGTGAAGCCCGCTTTCTTCAGTTTTTTGACACCCTCATTAAAGCTTACGGTGGCATTGACGATGATTTCTTTGGCTTTCGGTAGTTGCTGGTCAGTTAGTTTGAGACGTTGCTTGTCCGCTTTTATAACCGACTTAACGATCATGCCAACGGTGGCACCATTATTCAGGAAAACGAATTTTTCATTTTCCACCGATTTGGTCTGCGAAAAAACCAGGGTCGATAAGCCGAGTAAAAGAGATAGAGTTACGCTAATTAGTTTCATTGGTATTGATAGACAAATGGGGCCAGCTAGTACTGTTTCTACTAAACGAATATACATGATTTTTCGTAGCTGAAACTGTCAAAACAAAAAAGCCCGGCCACAATGTAGCCAGGCTTTCCGCTTTCTATCCACACCTAGGAGTTACTCGAATATATAAGGAGCAACCCCTACGAGCGCAGTAAACTGCCCTCTAAAGTAGCCAAACGCGCTAATTGAGCATATTGTTATGCTAGCCCCGAAAAAGAAAGACACCGGTTCTGCCCAGAGAAATTCTTTTCTAACTGATTAGTAGAAACTAAGCTTAATTTTTAATGAGTATTAAATTTTCAGTATTTCTTTTAATATTAAGTTTCCTAGTCATGCGTTGAGTGTATTTTTTACACTCCAAAAGATTCATATGTTCGCTTTCAGTTACTTTTCTTAAGCTTCACTGCTTCTACATTGCTTTTGCGACTATCCAGTTCAATCAGGGCTTTTTCCTGGTCGGTCTTATTGGTGGCAATATCTTTATTCAATTGCTCCAGTTCTTTCGCGTTCTCATCGATACGCTTGAGAAGTCTCTCTTTTTCCTTCGCGTTCTGCTCTATTTCCCGTTGGAGTCGTTCGCCATTTCGAACCATTTTCTGGTGGTTCTTTTGAGCGTCGTCAAAACCACTTTCGGCCGTTTTGACTTCCTGCCCGTACAAGGTTTTGTTGGCAAAACTTTTAAAAAGGTCCTCGGCCGCTGCATAGCCCGTGCCACCGGGCGTAACAAAGGTGCCATTACCCAGATCGAAGGAGGTAAAAATTGTGGCCGACGTACGCGACGATTTTACGGTACTGACCAAATTGATTGGTTCCGACGAAATGGCCGGAATGTTTGCATTCGTCACGCGGTAAGTACCTCGAGACGAAGTTGACCGGCCATACGTTTGAAGTTGAGTTTCCCAGTCTTTTTCAATCTGCTTCCCATCTCCCTGAATCGTTAAGTAAAGTCCGGATAATTTCGCTTTATCGATCGTGCTTTCTCCAGCATAAACTGTTTGAGCAAAAGTTGACGTAGTGAGTGATAATAAGCAATAAACCAGACATATACGTAAAATAGTTATCATGTTTTTATACAAGTTTGCTTAGTTGCCAACATCTGGCAGCTTGGTTATGAATGGATCCGATTAACTTTCTTTGTGATTAACAGGCGTTTGTCGCCGTTTTGTAAGGTAGTTGCCAGGATATAAATATCGCCACCTTCACGTAAAGATAATTTTTTCCGCAACTCCGCTACTGTTTGGGGGAAGTTGCGAACAGTGAGATTCGCTTTTAGGTCTGGGATTATTGTTTTAAGTATTTTGGCATCGGGCTTAATCACCTGCAAAACCGAAAAAATACGGCCTGGAAAATCCCACTGAATATCGTCATTTGTATACAGGTGGCTGTGAGGTGCTAACTTTTTCAACCCGAACCGGGCACCTGCCAACCGAAAGGCCCCTGCTTTCAGGACGGCTGCATTGGGTTCGTAAATATAGGTCTGTGGATCACCCACATTAACGTTTGCTGCCGCTTCTTCATCCCAACAAAAATTTAAACTTGTAGCCATGTTATTCACTAGGTTAACAGTGTTAAATTGTACGTCATCTTTGTTAATGACCTGGTTTCCAAGAACAAATAGAACTTCCTTTACCTCGCCCTGAACGGCAACAACATGCACTGAAGCAACAAAGCCCATCAACTGCCTGATAGCCAACTGAATGTCCAGTAGCGGAGATGCCTTTAACAAAACTCTATTTGCTTTGCTAAACAGCGCTTTTAGTGTACCGTGTTGCGACACGTCGGGTTCGCAGTCTTCCAATCGAACCACTTTCCCCCCTGTGGAATCGCGCCGGTGAGGGTCTAGGTAAATCCAGTCGGCCAGATCGGCCGTTGGTTCCTGCGCCATAAGCAGAGCCAACCCATCACCGGTTTTAACCGATACATTGTTTGTTCCCAACAGCGGGAGATTGTGTGCGGCTAGTTGAGCAAGTTCTTCATTTCGCTCAACGTACACCACCTGCTCCACCCGTTTGGCAAATGCCCACGTATCGACACCCATGCCACCCGTAAGGTCAAACAGGCGTCTGCCGCTTACCAGCGAGGCTTTGTAGTGTGCTGTTTGTTCAGACGATGCCTGTTCTACAGATAGGGCAGGTGGAAAAATAAGCTCGTCATTGGCAAACCAGGTCAGCAGTTTTTCCTGCGCTTTTTGCCGGGCAACAATCTGTGCCGCCACTTTCCTGATATCCAGATCGTGTGGCTGAGCCCGCAGCAACAGCGACCGAACATCATCGCTGATGTGGGTACGGATGAACTCCCGTTCGACTAAAGAAATTGTTATCAAGGGATGGGTATTATTATGTTTTTAATCTCTTTTTAATTTTATGCAACGCTAACCCGTAAGCAGGCGTTA contains:
- a CDS encoding bifunctional UDP-N-acetylmuramoyl-tripeptide:D-alanyl-D-alanine ligase/alanine racemase, whose protein sequence is MLTKDFQLTGRQWFTDSRQVMTTVSDARSADAVFFAIQGEHHDGHAFIGDLYHKGIRQFVVERSALTLERRDELATYTDARFIEVNSSLKTLQTLAAEHRRQFRIPVIGITGSNGKTIVKEWLAQLLDGGSASDGFVVAKSPKSYNSQLGVPLSVHELAESHTLGIFEAGISKAQEMQSLEAIIRPTIGIFTNIGTAHDEGFRTRKQKVAEKLRLFIHASVLIYCSDYTDIDEEVNMLLKAVNPDMRFITWSLTGHKAIYQGTLQKNQLSLTGKNGAVNLTLILPFTDPASVENLMHCLVTMLTLRAWDEAELQNRLNRLRPVSMRLEQKEGINNCVLIDDSYNNDVVGLQLALRYLNQQGTRSRRVVILSDVLQSGQPEADLYKQVGELMRSNEVEQFVGIGPVVSRNAHFFTTNSLFFATTDEFLARFSFGDLRDSVVLVKGARPFSFERIVHRLERKVHGTVLDINLDALTHNLNYYRERIARSEPSDTRLMVMVKAFAYGSGSAEVAQLLQFHRVDYLAVAYADEGVSLRQNGVDLPIMVMNPAPETFATLLEYKLEPEIYSMRLLLEWGRFLGSEERGGGSSENAFHLKIDTGMHRLGFLESELPALTDYLQQHPTLKVVTVFSHLVGADDAQFNSFTEEQYASFIRSTTSLEKALGYRPLRHLLNSAGIVRFPDYKLDMVRLGIGLYGVEASQIDQAALQTVGTLRTVISQIKTVQAGESVGYSRRGVLDHDARIATLAIGYADGYDRRLGNGVGEVWVNGTRCPTVGNVCMDMTMVDVTNASANEGDEVIIFGPELPITELAQRIGTIPYEILTGVSERVKRVFFKEGN
- a CDS encoding DNA-3-methyladenine glycosylase family protein, with the protein product MLQTTALYHLSQDPTMARIIAETPAPKLFNDYADDLYLALLESIVSQQISVKAADAIFGRFRALFPDKYPEAKALLLKTTDELRSAGLSFQKIKYLQSVAVFSLEKSLRRADVDTMTDEEIVQYMIPIKGVGRWTVEMLLMFVLDRPDILPIDDLVIRQRMIRAYPEQTEGLTGKALYTELLNIAEPWRPYRTTASRYLWRWQANVTGL
- a CDS encoding THUMP-like domain-containing protein, which gives rise to MITISLVEREFIRTHISDDVRSLLLRAQPHDLDIRKVAAQIVARQKAQEKLLTWFANDELIFPPALSVEQASSEQTAHYKASLVSGRRLFDLTGGMGVDTWAFAKRVEQVVYVERNEELAQLAAHNLPLLGTNNVSVKTGDGLALLMAQEPTADLADWIYLDPHRRDSTGGKVVRLEDCEPDVSQHGTLKALFSKANRVLLKASPLLDIQLAIRQLMGFVASVHVVAVQGEVKEVLFVLGNQVINKDDVQFNTVNLVNNMATSLNFCWDEEAAANVNVGDPQTYIYEPNAAVLKAGAFRLAGARFGLKKLAPHSHLYTNDDIQWDFPGRIFSVLQVIKPDAKILKTIIPDLKANLTVRNFPQTVAELRKKLSLREGGDIYILATTLQNGDKRLLITKKVNRIHS
- a CDS encoding coiled-coil domain-containing protein — its product is MITILRICLVYCLLSLTTSTFAQTVYAGESTIDKAKLSGLYLTIQGDGKQIEKDWETQLQTYGRSTSSRGTYRVTNANIPAISSEPINLVSTVKSSRTSATIFTSFDLGNGTFVTPGGTGYAAAEDLFKSFANKTLYGQEVKTAESGFDDAQKNHQKMVRNGERLQREIEQNAKEKERLLKRIDENAKELEQLNKDIATNKTDQEKALIELDSRKSNVEAVKLKKSN
- the corA gene encoding magnesium/cobalt transporter CorA; this translates as MSKRRHHRSAEKLLGTSPGTLTYVGEEIEHAIKIKRISYNPTDYHIDDTSKLSACTLPATESSDVNWVDVDGIHEPKVVAALGQQYHLHPLLLEDVLNTEQKPKIDLYDDTVVFVTLKMLHHSRQRQEIDIEHISLVLGKNYLISFQEERTKDIFEPVIDRIKASSGKTRRNGSDYLLYALMDVVVDHYFLITERIGEKMDELEESIVQEQATQQTLATLYTLKRELSVIRRTVYPLRDILSELLRGESDLIQHSTVPYLHDLADHVNQVIETLDSYRELISGLMEVYYSIVNNRMNSVMKTLTIVSAIFIPLTFIAGIYGMNFSNMPELRSPTGYFWTLFVMAAIATGEIIYFKRSGWM